One genomic window of Desertifilum tharense IPPAS B-1220 includes the following:
- the radA gene encoding DNA repair protein RadA, with the protein MPKSRTIYTCNQCGAESSQWFGKCPACDSWDSLVEQVSSAATVPGRPSLNSSAWMREGDKSGKNKGPAQPRAAVKLSQISDAAVMRWTSSYGELDRVLGGGIVPGSLVLIGGEPGIGKSTLLLQVANQLSYTHRVLYVSGEESGQQVKLRAARLGVGKGDTRRMSNGKDSGEMGNGKAQRLGEEIEASQATSDQNFYLLPETDLEEILREMEALKPNLAVIDSIQTIYFPSLTSAPGSVAQVRECTSALMQVAKRENITLFIVGHVTKDGAIAGPRVLEHLVDTVLYFEGDRFASHRLLRSMKNRFGATHEIGVFEMVAQGLDEVANPSELFLGNRDEFVSGTATIVACEGTRPIVVELQALVSPTSYGSPRRSTTGVESNRLLQILAVLEKRVGIPLSKLDAYVASAGGLGVEEPAADLGIAVAVVASFRDRRVDPRTVLIGEVGLGGQVRAVSQLELRLKEAAKLGFKRAIVPKGQSLPDMGLTIIPVSRVLDAIIAAIPAQLRSEAEEPEEEFEE; encoded by the coding sequence ATGCCAAAATCTCGAACCATTTACACGTGCAACCAATGTGGGGCTGAGTCTTCCCAATGGTTTGGCAAATGTCCGGCTTGCGATAGCTGGGATTCCCTAGTAGAACAAGTGAGTTCGGCGGCGACTGTCCCTGGAAGACCGAGCTTGAATAGTTCGGCGTGGATGCGAGAGGGCGACAAGTCAGGCAAGAATAAAGGCCCCGCTCAACCTAGGGCTGCTGTGAAATTATCTCAGATTTCGGATGCGGCGGTCATGCGTTGGACTTCGAGTTATGGGGAATTGGATCGAGTTTTGGGTGGGGGAATTGTTCCGGGTTCGCTGGTGCTGATTGGCGGCGAACCGGGGATAGGCAAGTCTACGTTGCTGTTGCAGGTGGCGAATCAATTGTCCTATACCCATCGCGTTCTCTATGTGTCGGGGGAAGAATCCGGCCAGCAGGTGAAGTTACGGGCGGCGCGTTTGGGTGTGGGGAAAGGGGACACTCGCCGCATGAGTAATGGGAAGGATTCTGGAGAAATGGGAAATGGCAAGGCTCAACGACTAGGGGAAGAAATAGAAGCCTCTCAAGCAACGTCCGATCAAAATTTCTATCTGTTACCAGAAACGGATTTAGAGGAAATTTTACGGGAGATGGAGGCGCTGAAACCCAATTTGGCGGTGATTGATAGCATTCAGACGATTTATTTTCCCAGTTTGACTTCTGCACCCGGTTCGGTGGCACAGGTGCGCGAATGTACTTCGGCGCTGATGCAGGTGGCGAAGCGGGAAAATATTACGCTGTTTATTGTGGGTCATGTAACCAAGGATGGGGCGATCGCCGGGCCGCGTGTCTTAGAACATTTGGTCGATACGGTATTGTATTTTGAGGGCGATCGCTTTGCCTCTCATCGCCTATTACGCTCGATGAAAAATCGGTTTGGCGCAACCCACGAAATCGGCGTGTTTGAGATGGTGGCGCAAGGGTTGGATGAGGTGGCGAACCCGTCTGAGCTATTTTTGGGCAACCGCGATGAGTTTGTATCGGGAACGGCGACGATTGTAGCCTGTGAAGGGACAAGACCGATTGTGGTGGAGTTACAGGCGTTGGTGAGTCCAACCAGTTATGGTTCGCCGCGCCGTTCGACGACGGGGGTAGAGTCCAATCGCTTGCTGCAAATTTTGGCGGTGTTGGAAAAGCGGGTGGGAATTCCCCTCTCGAAGCTGGATGCTTATGTGGCGTCGGCGGGGGGTTTGGGGGTGGAGGAACCCGCCGCCGATTTGGGAATTGCGGTGGCGGTGGTTGCCAGTTTTCGCGATCGCCGCGTCGATCCGCGTACCGTATTAATTGGCGAGGTAGGTTTGGGCGGTCAGGTTCGGGCGGTATCTCAGTTGGAGTTACGCTTAAAGGAGGCGGCTAAACTGGGATTTAAACGGGCGATCGTTCCTAAAGGTCAATCGTTACCCGATATGGGGTTAACGATTATTCCAGTATCGCGGGTACTTGATGCCATTATTGCGGCAATTCCGGCACAATTGCGATCGGAGGCGGAGGAACCGGAGGAGGAATTTGAGGAGTAG
- the rpaB gene encoding response regulator transcription factor RpaB, translated as MDNHKEKILVVDDEASIRRILETRLSMIGYDVVTAADGEEALETFRSTVPDLVVLDVMMPKLDGYGVCQELRKESDVPIIMLTALGDVADRITGLELGADDYVVKPFSPKELEARIRSVLRRVDKTSTSGIPSSGVIHVSSLRIDTNKRQVYKGDERIRLTGMEFSLLELLVSRSGEPFSRSEILQEVWGYTPERHVDTRVVDVHISRLRAKLEDDPSNPELILTARGTGYLFQRIIEPGMDD; from the coding sequence TTGGACAATCACAAAGAAAAAATTCTGGTCGTTGATGACGAGGCCAGTATCCGTCGCATCCTAGAGACTCGTTTGTCAATGATTGGCTACGATGTCGTCACGGCTGCGGATGGTGAAGAAGCCTTAGAGACCTTCCGCTCTACGGTTCCTGACTTAGTGGTTTTGGACGTAATGATGCCGAAGCTAGATGGTTATGGGGTTTGCCAAGAACTCCGTAAAGAATCCGACGTTCCCATCATTATGCTAACGGCTTTAGGCGATGTTGCCGACCGAATTACCGGCCTGGAGTTGGGGGCGGATGACTACGTAGTCAAGCCCTTCTCCCCGAAAGAACTAGAGGCTCGCATTCGGTCTGTATTGCGTCGAGTCGATAAAACCTCCACATCGGGAATCCCCAGTTCTGGCGTGATCCATGTGAGCAGCTTGCGGATCGACACCAACAAGCGCCAAGTCTACAAAGGCGACGAACGCATCCGCTTAACGGGGATGGAATTTAGTTTATTAGAGTTGCTGGTCAGTCGTTCGGGCGAACCCTTCTCGCGCTCGGAAATTCTCCAAGAAGTCTGGGGCTATACCCCCGAACGTCACGTCGATACGCGGGTTGTCGATGTCCATATCTCGCGCCTGCGAGCCAAGCTAGAAGACGATCCGAGCAATCCCGAACTGATTTTGACCGCCAGAGGGACGGGCTATCTGTTCCAGCGGATTATCGAACCCGGAATGGATGATTAG
- the plsX gene encoding phosphate acyltransferase PlsX, which translates to MGSTLARIAIDAMGGDHAPGEIVAGALRAREELGVEILLVGDPQQIEEALAKHTHSHQLEIVPAEGVVAMNEEPLVGLRRKPKASINVAMDLVKRKRADAVVSAGHSGAAMAAALLRLGRLRGIDRPAIGAVFPTLIAGKPVLVLDVGANVDCRPHFLEQFATMGSVYSQYVLGIPEPKVGLLNIGEESCKGNELALRTYQLLQDNPHISFIGNAEGRDVLSGRYDVIVCDGFVGNVLLKFAEAVGEVALNILREELPLGLHGQIGTAILKPNLRRIKQRLDHAEHGGGLLLGVAGICIIGHGSSQAPTVFNAIRLAKEAVDNQVLERIASQYQETPQQSEEKV; encoded by the coding sequence ATGGGATCAACTCTGGCACGAATCGCAATTGATGCTATGGGTGGGGACCACGCCCCAGGCGAAATTGTCGCGGGAGCATTACGGGCGCGAGAAGAACTCGGCGTGGAAATCTTGCTGGTGGGCGATCCACAGCAGATAGAAGAAGCCCTAGCAAAACACACACATTCACACCAGTTGGAAATTGTTCCGGCTGAAGGCGTCGTTGCGATGAACGAAGAGCCTTTAGTGGGTCTGAGGCGCAAGCCTAAAGCATCCATCAATGTAGCGATGGACTTGGTGAAGCGGAAACGCGCTGATGCGGTTGTTTCTGCGGGTCATTCGGGGGCGGCGATGGCTGCGGCTTTATTGCGCTTAGGTCGTTTGCGGGGCATTGACCGCCCTGCAATTGGTGCAGTTTTTCCAACCTTGATTGCCGGTAAGCCCGTTCTGGTTCTAGATGTTGGGGCAAATGTAGACTGTCGGCCTCACTTTCTGGAACAGTTTGCCACGATGGGCAGCGTTTACTCGCAATATGTTCTGGGGATTCCTGAACCCAAGGTGGGCTTGCTCAATATTGGGGAAGAATCCTGTAAAGGCAATGAGTTAGCCTTGAGAACCTATCAGCTTTTGCAAGATAATCCGCATATTTCCTTTATTGGCAACGCTGAAGGGCGCGATGTCCTTTCGGGTCGCTACGACGTGATCGTCTGCGACGGCTTTGTGGGAAATGTGTTGCTGAAGTTTGCCGAAGCTGTGGGCGAGGTGGCGCTGAACATTCTGCGCGAAGAGCTACCTCTAGGCTTGCACGGTCAGATTGGGACAGCAATCTTGAAACCGAATCTCAGACGGATTAAACAACGCCTCGATCATGCCGAACATGGTGGCGGGTTGTTGTTAGGGGTCGCGGGGATTTGCATTATCGGTCACGGTAGCTCTCAAGCACCGACGGTGTTTAATGCCATTCGCCTTGCTAAAGAGGCGGTTGACAATCAGGTATTGGAGCGCATTGCTTCCCAATATCAGGAAACTCCTCAGCAATCTGAAGAAAAAGTATAG
- a CDS encoding beta-ketoacyl-ACP synthase III produces MNQSGNGVAFIGSGSATPQVTLSNETLSQIVETSDEWIRTRTGIQRRRLVTPDRTMTDLAIAAAQSALDMANLAATELDLIILATSTADDLFGSASLIQAQIGASRAVAFDLTAACSGFVFGLVTASQFIRTGAYRNVLLIGADVLSRWVDWGDRSSCVLFGDGAGAVVMQATDESDRLLGFELRSDGSMNACLRLAYQGESRTLMDGVTITQGTYGPITMNGKEVYRFAVQRVPEVIEKALFRANMTSAQIDWLLLHQANQRILDAVAQRLNIDSAKVLSNLANYGNTSAASIPLALDEAVRSGKVKPGDAIAASGFGAGLTWGAAIFQWG; encoded by the coding sequence TTGAATCAATCAGGGAATGGTGTTGCTTTTATTGGCAGTGGCTCGGCAACGCCCCAAGTGACGCTCTCAAATGAGACCCTTAGTCAGATTGTGGAGACTTCCGATGAGTGGATTCGCACTCGCACGGGAATTCAACGACGCCGACTGGTAACGCCCGATCGCACGATGACGGATCTGGCGATCGCGGCCGCTCAATCTGCTCTAGACATGGCTAATTTAGCCGCCACAGAGCTAGATTTAATTATCCTAGCCACCTCAACGGCCGATGACCTGTTTGGTAGCGCCAGCTTGATTCAAGCGCAAATCGGAGCCTCTAGAGCGGTTGCTTTTGATTTAACAGCAGCCTGTTCGGGGTTTGTGTTTGGCTTAGTCACGGCCTCGCAATTTATCCGCACGGGCGCTTATCGCAACGTCCTGCTGATTGGGGCCGATGTGCTGTCGCGGTGGGTAGACTGGGGCGATCGCTCTAGCTGCGTCCTATTCGGCGATGGGGCCGGGGCCGTGGTGATGCAAGCCACCGATGAGAGCGATCGCCTTTTGGGGTTTGAACTCAGAAGCGATGGCAGCATGAACGCCTGCTTGCGACTCGCCTATCAAGGGGAATCTCGCACCCTGATGGATGGCGTCACCATCACCCAAGGCACCTACGGCCCGATTACCATGAATGGCAAAGAAGTCTATCGCTTTGCGGTTCAGCGCGTCCCCGAAGTGATTGAAAAGGCCCTATTCCGGGCGAATATGACTTCAGCCCAAATTGACTGGCTGCTGCTGCATCAAGCCAATCAACGCATTTTAGATGCCGTTGCCCAACGGTTAAATATTGATAGCGCCAAAGTTCTCAGCAACTTAGCCAACTATGGCAATACATCGGCGGCTTCAATTCCCCTCGCCTTAGACGAAGCGGTACGCAGCGGTAAAGTGAAACCCGGAGATGCGATCGCCGCCTCTGGTTTTGGCGCGGGCTTAACTTGGGGGGCCGCTATTTTTCAATGGGGTTAA
- the fabD gene encoding ACP S-malonyltransferase, whose product MTKTAWVFPGQGSQEVGMGVDFAQHPDAQTKFEQAEAILGWSILDIVQGEASQLSQTLYTQPCLYVVESILVDFLRQTHPQPDLVAGHSLGEYVALYAAGVFDFATGLQLVKRRAELMDSAAGGKMAALIGFDREQLEQAIQQTEGVVLANDNSSAQVVISGTPEAVEAVLGQIKVKRAVPLSVSGAFHSPFMAIAATEFAQELAKIEFQTAKMPVLSNVEPNPTTDANLLKERLNQQMTGSVRWREICLNLAELGVEKVVEVGPGKVLTGLVKRTCPNLALENISSISL is encoded by the coding sequence ATGACAAAAACAGCATGGGTTTTTCCGGGACAAGGTTCTCAAGAAGTTGGTATGGGTGTAGATTTTGCTCAACATCCCGATGCTCAAACCAAATTTGAACAAGCGGAAGCCATTTTAGGTTGGTCAATTTTAGACATCGTTCAAGGCGAGGCCAGCCAGCTTTCCCAAACGCTTTATACTCAACCCTGCTTGTATGTTGTAGAAAGCATTTTGGTTGATTTTCTGCGCCAAACTCATCCCCAACCCGATTTAGTAGCCGGCCATAGTTTAGGCGAATATGTGGCCCTCTATGCGGCGGGAGTGTTTGATTTTGCCACTGGATTGCAACTGGTTAAGCGTCGTGCTGAACTGATGGATAGCGCTGCTGGCGGCAAAATGGCAGCCTTAATTGGCTTCGATCGCGAACAACTCGAACAAGCCATTCAACAAACTGAAGGTGTCGTCTTAGCTAACGATAACAGTTCTGCTCAGGTGGTGATTTCTGGAACGCCCGAAGCAGTAGAAGCCGTTTTAGGGCAAATTAAAGTCAAACGCGCCGTTCCCTTAAGCGTGTCGGGTGCCTTTCATTCCCCCTTCATGGCGATCGCGGCGACTGAATTTGCTCAAGAATTAGCAAAGATTGAATTTCAAACCGCAAAAATGCCCGTTTTGTCGAATGTGGAACCCAATCCCACAACCGATGCCAACCTGTTAAAAGAACGCCTGAATCAACAAATGACAGGTTCTGTCCGCTGGCGCGAAATTTGCTTAAACCTGGCAGAATTAGGCGTAGAAAAAGTTGTTGAAGTGGGGCCGGGTAAAGTTTTAACTGGCTTAGTTAAACGCACTTGCCCCAATTTAGCCTTAGAAAACATCAGTTCCATTTCGCTCTAG
- a CDS encoding phosphate ABC transporter substrate-binding protein, giving the protein MTQKNSSSILVFISFLLLLLGGGYYWFFLNPSGSLTGESTSTTTQSAVASPDTLLVTQPNPTVLAIDGSVTMVRLVKLLQNGFSQQNPNIPITYGIPNGNPTGSNGGMANLIAQRVQLAATSRPLNATEVQAGLQAIPVARDALAIVIGASNPFSGSLTLEELKGIFQGQITNWSEVGGPNVPIRVLNRSPNSGSYTLFQEMVLLGEPFGQDGTNFVTYTRDVTTPILQALRTDGISYTTVAQAQNQQTVKIIPINGILPTDAAAVQNGTYPISRNVFFAVPKQTSPVVKAFIDFARSPQGQQFVQQAEFIPIP; this is encoded by the coding sequence ATGACTCAAAAAAACAGTTCGTCGATCCTAGTTTTTATCTCCTTTCTCCTGTTGTTATTGGGAGGGGGATATTACTGGTTTTTCTTGAATCCCTCTGGTTCGTTAACTGGCGAATCCACTTCCACCACAACTCAAAGTGCAGTCGCCTCGCCCGATACGCTATTAGTAACCCAGCCGAACCCTACTGTCCTCGCCATAGATGGCAGCGTTACAATGGTGAGATTGGTTAAACTCTTGCAAAACGGTTTTAGCCAGCAAAATCCGAATATTCCCATAACCTACGGCATTCCCAATGGCAACCCCACCGGATCGAATGGGGGGATGGCGAACTTAATCGCGCAACGGGTGCAACTCGCCGCCACCTCGCGACCTTTAAACGCCACAGAGGTTCAAGCAGGCTTGCAAGCGATTCCCGTGGCTAGAGATGCCCTTGCCATCGTCATTGGGGCTAGCAATCCCTTTTCAGGCAGTCTAACCCTAGAGGAATTGAAAGGCATCTTTCAAGGGCAAATTACGAATTGGTCGGAAGTAGGCGGGCCGAATGTTCCCATCCGCGTTTTAAACCGTTCTCCCAATAGCGGTAGCTATACCCTCTTTCAAGAGATGGTTTTGTTAGGAGAACCCTTTGGACAAGATGGCACCAATTTTGTCACCTATACCCGCGATGTAACGACGCCGATTTTACAGGCTTTGAGAACGGATGGGATTAGTTATACCACCGTTGCTCAAGCCCAAAATCAGCAAACGGTCAAAATTATCCCTATTAATGGCATATTGCCAACAGATGCGGCAGCCGTACAGAATGGCACCTATCCCATTAGCCGGAATGTGTTTTTTGCCGTTCCCAAACAAACCAGTCCTGTGGTTAAAGCTTTTATCGATTTTGCGCGTTCTCCCCAAGGTCAACAGTTCGTTCAACAAGCGGAATTTATCCCGATTCCTTAA
- a CDS encoding BamA/TamA family outer membrane protein, which translates to MQFLKLSLISGAIIGFSASLAVAQTLENPTTAEDLFPAIRQAIPTGVAQTPGTSAQPTVRNRIVRFVNSRGEAVDREGNPIEGRLPQEFITNELRLQAGDIYDPDIVQADLQQLYQLGLWGNVTVSVVEVPDENQVDVIYNVNERAARSFNFGGGINDDVGIYGEVGYRSATIGRLHQRLEVNTQVSLRDVGGRIQFVSPYRYGEDGLGFSFGGFRDRSISNIFDQDVDLPNGDRVRIGRVGGNVNFTRPIGRWYSTVGLNYNRISTRDANWNIARRDERGNPLTWSGTGIDDLYTVSFATRRDWRDNPFDPRSGGILTLATQQSIPIGVGNILQNRLTADYLLYVPTRWVSSEAQNLQPNTLPEMFAFNLQAGTILGDLPPHQAFALGGFNSVRGYGSGDVGSGRSYFLASGEYRFPLFSRVGGVVFADFATDLGSGDTVLGEPANVRDKPGTGMGGGIGLRWRSPFGLVRFDLGISDRGRIYFELGTGQRY; encoded by the coding sequence ATGCAATTTCTCAAGCTTTCTCTAATTTCAGGTGCAATTATTGGATTCAGTGCAAGTTTAGCGGTTGCCCAAACCTTAGAAAATCCAACAACAGCCGAAGACTTATTTCCCGCAATTCGCCAAGCAATTCCTACCGGAGTCGCGCAAACGCCGGGTACCTCCGCACAGCCCACAGTTCGCAATCGGATCGTTCGCTTTGTTAACAGTCGGGGGGAAGCCGTCGATCGAGAAGGGAACCCGATTGAAGGGCGTTTACCCCAAGAGTTTATTACCAACGAACTGCGCCTGCAAGCGGGGGATATCTACGATCCGGATATCGTCCAAGCTGATTTACAGCAACTCTATCAACTCGGCTTATGGGGTAACGTCACGGTTTCAGTCGTAGAGGTTCCCGATGAAAATCAGGTTGATGTGATTTATAACGTGAACGAACGGGCGGCGCGTTCTTTTAACTTTGGGGGGGGAATTAACGATGATGTGGGAATTTATGGCGAGGTTGGCTATCGCAGCGCCACCATTGGCAGATTGCACCAACGCCTAGAAGTCAATACCCAAGTCAGTTTAAGAGATGTGGGGGGTAGAATTCAGTTTGTCAGTCCCTATCGTTATGGGGAAGATGGACTGGGGTTTAGCTTTGGGGGATTTCGCGATCGCTCAATTTCCAATATCTTTGACCAAGATGTTGATTTACCGAATGGCGATCGCGTTCGCATTGGTCGAGTGGGCGGTAACGTCAACTTCACTCGCCCGATTGGTCGCTGGTATAGTACCGTCGGTTTGAACTATAACCGGATTAGTACCCGCGATGCTAATTGGAATATTGCCCGACGAGATGAGCGGGGCAATCCCCTAACCTGGAGTGGTACGGGAATTGACGATTTATACACCGTTTCCTTCGCCACTCGCCGCGATTGGCGCGATAATCCTTTCGATCCGAGGTCTGGGGGGATTCTCACCCTAGCGACGCAGCAATCGATTCCTATTGGGGTGGGGAATATTCTCCAAAATCGCCTCACGGCCGATTATTTGCTTTACGTTCCCACCCGTTGGGTCAGTTCTGAGGCCCAAAATCTGCAACCGAATACGCTGCCAGAAATGTTTGCCTTCAACCTGCAAGCGGGAACCATTCTCGGAGACTTACCGCCCCATCAAGCCTTTGCCTTGGGCGGGTTTAACTCGGTTCGCGGCTATGGTTCGGGGGATGTGGGTAGCGGACGCAGTTACTTTCTCGCGTCTGGGGAATACCGCTTTCCCTTATTTTCTCGCGTAGGTGGGGTGGTGTTTGCCGATTTTGCCACCGATTTAGGTTCGGGGGATACCGTGTTGGGCGAACCTGCGAATGTGCGCGATAAACCGGGGACGGGGATGGGAGGCGGGATTGGGTTAAGATGGCGATCGCCCTTTGGGTTAGTCCGCTTTGATCTCGGAATTAGCGATCGCGGTCGCATCTATTTTGAACTTGGTACCGGACAGCGCTATTAA
- a CDS encoding ABC transporter ATP-binding protein: MVKELAIRTQGLTKQFDRHIAVNDLDLEVEMGEVYGLIGPNGAGKTTLIRMLAAAEEPTTGEIFISGERLLRDQSNPTLKRHLGYLPDDFPLYDDLTVWDYLDYFARLYQLRDPRRRQRLCDVLELVQLTGKRNSLIATLSRGMKQRLSLARTIIHEPILLLLDEPVSGLDPIARMQFREIIKVLQEAGMTILISSHVLSDLAELCTSVGIMELGYLVESAPLRELYQRLSRQQIFISTLDKLEHLTAELKNDSHVAEWEVLPTQQVRVNFTGTPEDSANLLRSLVSAGIPVSEFHCQQEDLETIFLKLGHKQVS, from the coding sequence ATGGTAAAAGAATTAGCAATCCGCACCCAGGGCTTAACCAAACAGTTCGATCGACATATTGCCGTTAATGACCTTGACTTAGAGGTCGAAATGGGGGAGGTTTATGGTTTAATTGGCCCGAACGGCGCGGGTAAAACCACCTTAATTCGGATGTTAGCCGCCGCCGAAGAACCCACCACCGGGGAAATCTTCATTAGTGGCGAACGGTTGCTACGCGATCAAAGCAACCCCACCCTCAAACGCCATTTGGGATATCTTCCCGATGACTTTCCCTTGTATGACGATCTGACGGTTTGGGATTATTTAGACTATTTTGCTCGCCTGTATCAACTGCGCGATCCGCGACGCCGCCAGCGGTTGTGCGATGTTCTAGAATTAGTCCAACTCACCGGGAAACGCAATAGCTTAATTGCGACCCTATCGCGGGGGATGAAGCAGCGCTTATCGCTGGCGAGAACGATTATTCACGAACCGATTTTACTGCTACTTGATGAACCCGTTTCCGGGTTAGACCCGATCGCGCGGATGCAGTTTCGCGAAATTATCAAGGTTTTGCAAGAAGCGGGAATGACGATTTTAATCTCGTCTCACGTCCTCAGCGACTTAGCAGAACTCTGTACCTCGGTGGGGATTATGGAGTTGGGGTACTTGGTTGAAAGCGCGCCTCTGCGAGAATTATATCAACGTTTGAGCCGCCAACAAATCTTTATCTCAACGTTGGACAAGTTAGAGCATCTCACCGCAGAATTGAAAAATGACTCCCACGTCGCGGAATGGGAAGTGTTACCAACTCAGCAAGTCAGGGTGAATTTTACCGGAACCCCAGAAGATTCTGCTAACTTATTGCGATCGCTGGTTTCTGCGGGTATTCCGGTTTCTGAGTTCCATTGTCAGCAGGAAGACTTAGAAACCATCTTCCTGAAACTCGGTCACAAACAGGTTTCTTAG
- a CDS encoding glycosyltransferase family 2 protein, whose product MIKLIIQIPCYNEEATLGLTLSLLPRQLPGVDCVEWLIIDDGSCDRTIEVAKDCGVDHIVRFARNQGLAKAFMAGIEASLKAGADIIVNTDADNQYSADDIPTLIQPILLGQAEIVIGARPISQIRHFSPTKKVLQKLGSWVVRLASNTDIPDAPSGFRAISREAAMQLNVFNQYTYTLEMIIQAGQRGMAIASVPIRTNRDLRPSRLVKSIPVYIQKSIFTILRIFMLYRPMRFFVFLGSIPLSAGFLLGLRWLLFFFGGYDRPRVPTLILAAILILIGFQLWIFGLVADLMAANRRMLEDIQLRSRRAEYNKQQ is encoded by the coding sequence ATGATCAAGCTAATTATTCAAATTCCGTGTTACAACGAGGAAGCCACGTTAGGGTTAACCTTATCCTTGCTGCCTCGCCAACTTCCGGGTGTTGATTGTGTAGAATGGCTGATTATTGATGATGGGAGTTGCGATCGCACCATCGAAGTGGCTAAAGATTGCGGTGTCGATCATATCGTGCGGTTCGCCCGCAACCAAGGGTTAGCAAAAGCATTTATGGCGGGGATTGAAGCCTCGCTGAAAGCTGGGGCTGATATTATTGTCAATACGGATGCAGATAACCAATACTCTGCTGATGATATTCCGACCCTGATTCAACCCATTCTCCTCGGTCAGGCGGAAATTGTCATTGGGGCGAGACCCATTAGCCAAATTCGCCACTTCTCCCCCACCAAAAAAGTCTTACAAAAATTAGGGTCTTGGGTGGTTCGCCTCGCTAGCAATACTGATATTCCCGATGCGCCGAGTGGGTTTCGCGCCATCAGTCGGGAAGCGGCGATGCAGTTGAATGTATTTAATCAATATACCTATACGCTGGAGATGATTATTCAGGCGGGACAGCGAGGAATGGCGATCGCATCGGTTCCCATCCGTACCAACCGAGACTTGCGACCCTCGCGTTTAGTCAAAAGCATCCCAGTTTATATCCAGAAATCCATTTTCACCATTCTCCGCATCTTCATGCTGTATCGCCCGATGCGGTTTTTTGTCTTTCTGGGTAGCATTCCTTTAAGTGCGGGGTTTCTCTTAGGCTTGCGCTGGCTGCTGTTCTTCTTTGGCGGTTATGACCGACCGCGAGTTCCGACGTTAATCTTAGCGGCTATTTTAATCCTGATTGGCTTTCAGTTATGGATTTTTGGGCTAGTGGCGGATCTAATGGCTGCGAACCGCCGGATGCTCGAAGATATCCAACTGCGATCGCGCCGCGCTGAGTATAATAAACAACAATAA